From Xylocopilactobacillus apis, a single genomic window includes:
- the alaS gene encoding alanine--tRNA ligase — MKELTSSQVRQMFLDFFKSKGHDIEPSASLVPVDDPSLLWINSGVATMKKYFDGTVVPTNPRMTSAQKSIRTNDIENVGKTARHLTFFEMLGNFSVGDYFKKEAISWAWELLTSPEWFGFDPKDLYITVYPKDHDAYELWQSVGVKKEHLYKDEDNFWDIGGGPSGPDTEVFFDRGQEFNNVAEDDPQNYPGGENERYLEIWNIVFSELNHLPDGTYVEQPHKNIDTGMGLERVVSVFQHAHTNYETDLFLPIIHEIEKFTSYKYGSDQKVDSSFKIIADHIRTLSFAISDGAEPSNSGRGYVLRRLLRRAVLNGQKLGIEHTFLADLTPTVAQIMKSYYPDLTTNLTRIKEVVNREEAKFAGTLNDGLKLLNSVISSPKVQENKMISGQDAFKLFDTYGFPVELTQEYAAESGINIDLDGYQKEMTQQKERARKARGVKVSMGTQNLDLLNYKKESKYLGYTQLDVTNCSLNLLLQNDQKVESVNDGEAMAIFDQTPFYAEMGGQVGDTGWIYDQSGQLVANVNDTKHAPNGQNLHYLEVFGQLKVGEEYHLKVDAVRNERIKRNHTATHLVDEALRDVLGSGSHQAGSLVAPDYLRFDFTSDEKLTDDQILQVEKIVNEKIFANLPVTAQEMPYQQAIDSGAVALFSEKYGDVVRVVKAGDYSTQLCGGDHVSNTSEIGMFKITESTGIGSGVRRIVALTGDGLYDYLLNEENQIKSVMKEVGVVKLSEAAEKTANLKNEFKAAQKELAELKEKHANDAAKNLFKNVKESGRFAYTAGIIPNLDPKEMREIADRWRNQKISDILVIGSNKNGKSSLLLAFAKDKASDEVNAKTVIGSFAEIFGGRGGGNQLMAVAGGKETSLIQDAVDQAAKIIADLK, encoded by the coding sequence TTGAAAGAATTAACAAGTTCTCAAGTTAGACAAATGTTTTTAGACTTCTTTAAATCTAAGGGCCATGATATTGAGCCAAGTGCATCTTTAGTACCTGTAGATGATCCTTCGTTGTTATGGATAAACTCTGGTGTTGCAACGATGAAGAAATATTTTGATGGTACTGTAGTTCCGACAAATCCTCGCATGACTAGTGCTCAGAAAAGTATTAGAACAAATGATATTGAAAATGTTGGAAAAACGGCCCGGCACTTAACCTTCTTTGAAATGTTAGGAAATTTTTCTGTTGGTGACTATTTCAAAAAAGAAGCTATTTCTTGGGCATGGGAACTTTTAACGAGTCCAGAGTGGTTTGGTTTTGACCCGAAAGATTTATATATAACAGTTTATCCTAAAGATCATGATGCATATGAACTGTGGCAAAGTGTTGGTGTAAAAAAAGAGCATCTTTATAAGGATGAAGATAATTTTTGGGATATTGGTGGTGGTCCATCAGGGCCAGATACTGAAGTTTTCTTTGATCGCGGGCAAGAGTTTAATAACGTAGCTGAAGATGATCCTCAAAATTATCCTGGTGGTGAAAACGAAAGATATTTAGAGATTTGGAACATTGTTTTCTCAGAATTAAATCATTTACCTGATGGTACATACGTTGAACAGCCTCATAAAAATATTGATACAGGAATGGGACTTGAACGTGTTGTTTCTGTTTTTCAGCACGCTCATACCAATTATGAAACAGATCTTTTCCTACCCATTATTCATGAAATCGAGAAATTTACGAGTTATAAATATGGCAGCGACCAAAAAGTTGATTCTTCTTTCAAAATAATTGCTGATCATATTCGAACGCTCTCTTTTGCAATTAGTGACGGTGCAGAACCATCAAATTCGGGACGAGGGTACGTATTAAGACGTTTATTACGACGGGCAGTGCTTAATGGTCAAAAGCTTGGTATCGAGCATACTTTCTTGGCAGATCTAACCCCGACAGTTGCTCAAATTATGAAATCTTATTACCCTGATCTGACTACTAATTTGACAAGAATTAAAGAAGTGGTCAACCGTGAAGAAGCTAAATTTGCGGGAACATTGAATGATGGATTAAAACTGTTAAATTCAGTAATTTCATCACCTAAGGTTCAAGAAAATAAAATGATTTCTGGTCAAGATGCATTTAAGTTGTTTGATACTTACGGATTTCCGGTTGAGTTGACTCAGGAATACGCTGCTGAATCGGGCATTAACATTGATCTTGACGGCTATCAAAAGGAAATGACACAGCAAAAAGAACGAGCACGTAAAGCTAGAGGCGTCAAAGTTTCGATGGGAACTCAAAATTTAGATTTGCTTAATTATAAAAAAGAAAGCAAATATTTGGGATATACTCAACTTGATGTAACTAATTGTTCTTTAAATCTTTTATTACAAAATGATCAAAAAGTTGAATCGGTTAATGATGGAGAAGCAATGGCAATTTTTGATCAAACTCCTTTTTATGCCGAAATGGGAGGTCAAGTCGGAGATACTGGCTGGATTTATGATCAAAGCGGTCAGCTTGTTGCCAACGTTAATGACACAAAGCATGCACCAAATGGTCAAAATTTGCATTATCTTGAAGTTTTCGGTCAACTAAAGGTCGGTGAAGAATATCATTTAAAAGTAGATGCTGTTCGAAATGAAAGAATAAAAAGAAATCATACGGCAACTCATTTAGTTGATGAAGCATTACGTGATGTTTTGGGATCAGGCAGTCATCAGGCAGGCTCACTTGTTGCACCAGATTATCTTAGGTTTGATTTCACTAGTGACGAGAAGTTAACTGATGATCAAATTTTGCAGGTTGAAAAAATTGTTAATGAGAAAATTTTCGCTAATTTACCAGTAACTGCGCAAGAAATGCCTTATCAACAGGCAATTGATTCAGGAGCTGTTGCACTTTTCTCTGAGAAATACGGAGATGTTGTCAGAGTTGTAAAAGCAGGCGATTATTCTACTCAGCTTTGCGGCGGAGATCATGTCAGCAATACTTCTGAAATTGGAATGTTTAAGATTACTGAGTCTACAGGGATCGGATCCGGGGTTAGAAGAATTGTTGCTTTAACTGGAGATGGGTTATACGACTATCTGTTAAATGAAGAAAATCAAATTAAATCTGTGATGAAGGAAGTTGGGGTTGTTAAATTAAGTGAAGCAGCTGAGAAAACTGCTAATTTAAAAAACGAATTTAAAGCAGCCCAAAAAGAATTAGCAGAGTTAAAAGAAAAACATGCTAATGACGCAGCTAAGAATCTTTTTAAAAATGTTAAGGAATCTGGAAGATTTGCTTATACAGCGGGAATTATTCCCAATCTTGATCCTAAAGAAATGCGGGAAATAGCAGACCGTTGGCGCAATCAGAAAATTTCAGATATTTTAGTAATTGGCAGCAATAAAAACGGGAAATCTTCGTTATTGTTGGCATTTGCTAAAGATAAAGCGAGTGATGAGGTTAATGCGAAAACAGTGATTGGTTCATTTGCTGAAATTTTTGGCGGCCGTGGCGGTGGCAATCAATTAATGGCAGTCGCCGGTGGCAAAGAGACTTCATTAATTCAAGATGCGGTTGATCAAGCTGCAAAAATTATTGCAGATTTAAAATAA
- a CDS encoding AEC family transporter has protein sequence MGDRNVSNFFKAIQGILVVIVMIGVGFFFAQKGWFDEKFTKTISKVVTNIALPCYMIATISNQFTPTDLQRDLPMLVFPALSMLILFAFSFVVIKMLRIPDYRRGSFSSMFFNSNTVFIGLPVNIALFGTKSLPFVLVYYIANTTIFWTLGVWLIQRDGQINTKLSIKEIVGRIFSPPLLGFMIAIVLVILPFNVFHYVPFLHQDLVYLGNLTIPLSMIFIGISISRVGIKRIRIDRSSVGIIAGRFIFAPLLMSLLLLPINLPVLVKQIFIIQSAMPVMTNAPIVANMYNADADFASIMVAETTLLSLIVIPILMTLVQLIH, from the coding sequence TTGGGGGATAGAAATGTTAGCAATTTTTTTAAAGCAATTCAAGGAATTTTGGTTGTGATTGTAATGATTGGCGTTGGATTTTTTTTCGCTCAAAAGGGCTGGTTCGACGAAAAATTTACCAAAACAATTTCAAAGGTTGTAACAAATATTGCCTTGCCTTGCTATATGATTGCAACAATTTCAAATCAATTTACACCAACTGATCTTCAGCGTGATTTGCCGATGCTTGTTTTTCCAGCTTTATCGATGTTAATACTTTTTGCTTTTTCTTTTGTTGTAATTAAGATGCTTAGAATTCCAGATTATCGTCGTGGGTCGTTTTCATCGATGTTCTTTAACTCAAATACTGTATTTATTGGCCTGCCAGTTAATATTGCTCTATTTGGAACCAAGAGTCTGCCTTTTGTTTTGGTTTATTATATTGCTAATACAACAATTTTTTGGACTCTTGGAGTTTGGCTAATTCAAAGAGATGGTCAAATAAACACTAAATTATCTATTAAAGAGATCGTGGGTCGGATCTTTTCGCCGCCGCTCTTAGGTTTTATGATTGCAATTGTTTTAGTGATTTTGCCGTTTAACGTTTTTCACTATGTCCCTTTTTTACATCAAGACTTAGTATACTTGGGTAATTTGACAATTCCGTTGTCAATGATTTTTATTGGAATTTCTATTTCAAGGGTTGGAATTAAACGAATTCGAATTGATCGAAGCAGTGTTGGGATAATTGCTGGTAGATTTATATTTGCTCCCTTATTAATGAGTTTATTATTATTGCCGATTAATTTACCAGTCCTTGTAAAACAAATTTTTATTATTCAATCAGCAATGCCAGTAATGACTAATGCGCCAATTGTGGCTAATATGTATAATGCTGATGCCGATTTTGCTTCAATTATGGTTGCAGAAACAACTCTTTTATCATTGATTGTTATTCCAATCTTAATGACTTTAGTTCAATTAATACATTAA
- a CDS encoding DEAD/DEAH box helicase: protein MSAFAAYNFKPEILSAIENLGFKKPTKVQERIFFSALKKKNVIGMSETGSGKSHAFLLPIFNNLDFSSKQIQTVIISPSRELAEQLYSMAEALNKLLPEQAKIQLLIGGKEVSRLQTKIENNHPQIIIGTPGRTVELMNSLRANYSSFVSLVIDEADMSMDLGNAKDLNIILEGLPKDHQIMLFSATINQQLQVMIKKYLHGDVELKEVPNHKVINENVNNYLISTRSLSNEELIYRLITRKTEYLVFIFANTKKRVEEIYQFLSEKGLNIAQIHGDLPSRRRHQIMKKVLHLDYNFVVSTDLAARGIDIPGISLVVNDDIPDNLEYFIHRVGRTARMGQKGTAITLFHRDETKIKELEAKGIKFQEVRLSKGELLKIDRRNRRKKHQDQFSKNKHYDVVIPSRMRKIKPGYKHRIKSYGKRQMRKKGQSERA, encoded by the coding sequence ATGTCAGCTTTTGCAGCTTATAATTTTAAGCCAGAAATACTATCGGCAATTGAGAATCTAGGGTTTAAAAAGCCAACTAAAGTTCAGGAACGAATTTTTTTTAGTGCGTTAAAGAAGAAAAACGTGATTGGAATGTCGGAAACTGGCAGTGGCAAAAGTCACGCTTTTTTGTTACCGATTTTTAATAATCTCGATTTTAGTAGTAAACAAATTCAAACAGTAATTATTTCGCCTAGTCGAGAGTTAGCTGAACAATTATATTCAATGGCAGAAGCGCTGAATAAATTACTGCCTGAACAAGCTAAAATTCAACTTTTAATTGGCGGAAAAGAAGTAAGCAGACTTCAGACAAAAATTGAAAACAATCACCCCCAAATTATTATCGGAACTCCCGGACGAACCGTTGAGTTAATGAATAGTTTAAGGGCAAATTACAGTTCATTTGTTTCTTTGGTAATTGACGAAGCTGATATGTCAATGGATTTAGGCAATGCCAAAGATTTAAATATAATATTGGAAGGTTTGCCCAAAGATCATCAAATTATGCTGTTTTCGGCAACTATCAATCAACAGCTTCAAGTAATGATAAAAAAATATCTTCATGGAGATGTTGAGCTGAAAGAAGTTCCTAACCATAAAGTTATTAATGAAAATGTTAATAATTACTTGATATCAACACGATCGCTGTCAAATGAAGAGTTAATTTATCGCCTAATTACTAGAAAAACTGAATACCTTGTGTTTATTTTTGCTAATACTAAGAAGAGAGTTGAAGAAATTTATCAATTTTTGAGTGAAAAAGGATTAAATATCGCTCAAATTCATGGTGATTTACCAAGTCGTCGACGTCATCAAATAATGAAGAAAGTTCTTCATCTGGATTACAATTTTGTCGTTTCGACCGATTTAGCAGCACGAGGAATTGATATTCCTGGAATTAGTTTAGTAGTTAATGATGATATTCCTGATAATCTCGAATATTTTATTCATCGAGTTGGAAGAACAGCCCGCATGGGACAAAAAGGGACCGCAATTACTCTATTTCATCGGGATGAAACCAAGATTAAAGAACTTGAAGCAAAAGGCATTAAATTCCAAGAAGTCAGGTTATCAAAGGGTGAATTGCTTAAAATTGATCGTCGTAATCGTCGAAAAAAACATCAAGATCAATTTAGTAAAAATAAGCATTATGATGTGGTAATTCCTTCTAGAATGCGTAAGATAAAACCAGGGTATAAACACCGAATTAAGTCTTATGGTAAAAGACAGATGAGAAAGAAGGGGCAGAGTGAAAGAGCTTAA
- the zwf gene encoding glucose-6-phosphate dehydrogenase: MEKENKALFIIFGGSGDLARRKLYPSLFRLYLNGVLKKDFAVIGTSRREWPDEYYENIVMDSIKEVNGATDENTQSFVKHFFYQSNDVNDVEHFHILKQRASKIAQKFNVNGPWIYYLAMAPTLFGTIAKNLARSDFLDSNHPNRLVIEKPFGHDFDSAKELNDEIKQAFSEDDIYRIDHYLGKEIVQNIVPLRFANPILKEVWNNKFISNIQITLTEEVGVEQRAGYYENSGALRDMVQNHISQIITLLTMEEPLSLNPKDFVNNKYQVLASINNFSKEELKNNFVRGQYRAGNGFLGYREEEGVSDDSKIETFAAGKFVIQNNILNGVPIYFRTGKRLKQKQSRVDVVFKSKKDGIYSEAQSDVLSILIDPVSGYRLKYNGKSIGDNRNLDQFSGERILKDAEHHQMPEAYQRLVHDVLNGDKTNFVQWQELSASWKLIDQIIGFWNEAPLSDEFFYEAGSMGPKSANELVARDQNYWVYQG; the protein is encoded by the coding sequence TTGGAAAAAGAAAACAAAGCATTATTTATTATTTTTGGCGGTTCAGGTGATCTGGCAAGAAGAAAATTATATCCATCCTTATTTAGACTGTATTTAAATGGTGTTTTAAAAAAAGATTTTGCAGTTATTGGAACTTCTCGTCGCGAATGGCCTGATGAATATTACGAAAATATTGTAATGGATTCAATAAAAGAAGTTAACGGAGCTACTGATGAAAATACTCAATCTTTTGTAAAACATTTTTTTTATCAATCAAATGACGTTAATGATGTTGAACACTTTCACATTTTAAAACAAAGGGCAAGCAAGATAGCCCAAAAATTTAATGTTAATGGTCCGTGGATTTATTACCTTGCGATGGCGCCAACTTTATTTGGTACAATTGCCAAAAATTTGGCTCGTTCAGATTTCTTAGACTCGAACCATCCTAATCGGTTAGTTATCGAAAAACCGTTTGGGCATGATTTTGATAGTGCAAAAGAATTAAACGATGAAATTAAACAAGCTTTTTCTGAAGATGATATCTATCGAATTGATCATTATCTGGGAAAAGAGATTGTTCAAAATATTGTTCCTCTGCGCTTTGCTAATCCAATTTTGAAAGAGGTTTGGAACAATAAATTTATCAGTAATATTCAGATTACTTTGACCGAAGAAGTTGGTGTCGAACAAAGAGCGGGTTATTATGAAAATTCGGGTGCGCTGCGTGATATGGTTCAAAATCACATCTCTCAAATCATCACTCTCTTAACAATGGAGGAGCCATTATCATTAAATCCAAAAGATTTTGTTAACAACAAATATCAAGTTTTGGCCAGTATTAATAATTTTTCTAAAGAAGAGTTGAAGAATAATTTTGTTCGCGGACAGTATCGAGCGGGTAACGGATTTTTAGGATATCGTGAAGAAGAAGGGGTTTCAGATGATTCAAAAATAGAAACTTTTGCTGCTGGTAAATTTGTGATTCAAAATAATATTTTAAATGGTGTTCCTATTTATTTCAGGACTGGTAAACGGTTAAAGCAAAAACAAAGTCGAGTTGACGTTGTTTTTAAGTCAAAAAAAGACGGGATTTATAGTGAGGCTCAGTCTGATGTCTTATCGATTTTAATTGATCCGGTTTCGGGATATCGTTTGAAATATAATGGTAAGTCTATCGGTGATAATAGAAACCTTGATCAATTTTCAGGGGAGAGGATCTTGAAAGATGCTGAACATCATCAAATGCCAGAGGCATACCAACGACTAGTTCACGATGTTTTAAATGGTGATAAAACTAATTTTGTTCAATGGCAAGAATTATCAGCTTCTTGGAAATTAATTGATCAGATTATTGGTTTTTGGAATGAGGCTCCTTTAAGTGATGAATTTTTCTACGAAGCAGGATCAATGGGTCCCAAATCTGCAAATGAATTAGTAGCTCGGGATCAAAATTATTGGGTCTATCAGGGTTAA
- the yajC gene encoding preprotein translocase subunit YajC, translating to MNFNIMAAKASGGGSTMMMLVLIAVMFVAMYFFTIKPQKKRMAEQQERLSKVKKGDAVIIRSGLHGVVDSVDQNKNTFVLDANGIFLTFELGAIMQIVDNNKFPKEHLNTKEDTDTAKETTEENSDDSNEETASKDND from the coding sequence TTGAATTTTAATATAATGGCTGCTAAAGCTAGTGGTGGTGGTTCTACAATGATGATGTTAGTACTTATTGCTGTAATGTTTGTTGCAATGTACTTTTTCACAATTAAGCCTCAGAAGAAAAGAATGGCTGAACAGCAAGAACGGCTTTCTAAAGTGAAAAAGGGTGATGCTGTAATTATTCGCAGTGGACTTCATGGTGTTGTTGATTCAGTAGATCAAAACAAGAATACATTTGTTCTTGATGCTAATGGAATTTTCTTAACTTTTGAACTTGGAGCAATTATGCAAATTGTTGATAATAATAAATTTCCAAAAGAGCATTTAAATACAAAAGAAGATACTGATACAGCTAAAGAAACAACTGAAGAAAATTCCGATGATTCGAACGAAGAAACAGCTTCTAAAGATAACGATTAG
- a CDS encoding LTA synthase family protein — MLDIETWLGKSNAFLSILGFYIRRRPWRFWIVFPILWWRILLLVRAIKEPDYQKKVWHLILKSPLKEESWKKLHRNSKGILKTFELKNIIGRVPTDLLRIIVPSRLKVYGLAIDLQGEVKGSIQLFEESYAKFSSTTTKIASPHTYRAYLRKLPDKESFTIFSGGKLYSDYRSFLIKSWLVNIRDVVIIGFAALFVTYISELIATNKFSWEMTQDVLADTHLMVLNILPVFIVILIAYTIVDNVGWGILLGSIAPVAIATVNFFMYKYRSYPFSFSDIFLASEAADMGERYSYILPKKYLAIIFLGILLCLLIAYFVKSIDNGKIRRFAACLILLFSGSYALNHVYLNDDFYKGAKAITRGNIWSFPNRYATNGVFFSFLNTTNKGTLTAPKGYNKEEAVKSLSKYSYNNIPKNKKVNIVTIQLEAYNDFSKWSNIKIDPSVYAGLNKIRSKSMSGHLTTTIFGGGTIDTERKMLTGYPSIETINQPMNSFVDYFNEQGYVTRALHPGFGWFYNRQNIDLYLGFDKFRDKENYYDKHVDDSFIVPDDKVFPDLIKQFNQVTKNGKMIFNQTVTYQNHGPYSTEFSGKPLVQWQNSYNKKDYGIINNYLTGIKATNEALVKLVDSFEKSKKPIVLAFWGDHNPWGGDNNSTYKMLGIDLDYGTEKGFHNYFDTPYVIWANSSAKKMLKTDFKGEGPNISPMYVLPTIFEHLGIKGSAYMQATMDMKKDVQVFGYGDAYIRNNKLVHKLPSKIQKKVDEFEKVVYYLKTNHVKDQRVWSK; from the coding sequence ATGCTTGATATTGAAACATGGTTAGGCAAAAGTAATGCCTTCCTGTCAATTCTAGGCTTTTATATTAGAAGACGTCCTTGGCGTTTTTGGATTGTATTTCCAATTCTCTGGTGGCGCATCTTACTTTTAGTTAGAGCTATTAAAGAACCGGACTATCAGAAAAAAGTTTGGCACTTAATTTTAAAGAGCCCTTTAAAAGAGGAATCTTGGAAAAAATTACATCGTAATTCAAAGGGAATTTTAAAAACTTTTGAATTAAAAAATATAATTGGAAGAGTTCCGACTGATTTATTAAGGATCATTGTTCCAAGTCGTCTTAAGGTTTACGGATTAGCGATTGATTTACAAGGAGAAGTTAAAGGTTCGATTCAATTATTTGAAGAAAGTTATGCTAAATTTTCTTCAACAACGACCAAAATTGCTTCTCCTCATACCTACCGGGCATATTTAAGAAAGTTACCTGATAAAGAGTCTTTTACAATTTTTTCTGGTGGTAAATTATATTCTGATTACCGTTCTTTTTTGATTAAATCATGGTTAGTAAATATTCGTGATGTTGTAATAATCGGATTTGCTGCACTTTTTGTAACGTACATCAGTGAATTGATTGCAACTAATAAGTTTAGTTGGGAAATGACCCAAGATGTACTGGCCGATACTCATTTAATGGTTTTAAACATTTTACCGGTATTTATTGTCATTTTAATTGCTTATACAATCGTGGATAACGTTGGATGGGGAATTTTACTAGGTAGTATTGCTCCGGTTGCAATTGCGACAGTCAACTTTTTTATGTATAAGTATCGCAGTTATCCATTTTCTTTTTCAGATATTTTCTTGGCCAGTGAAGCTGCTGACATGGGAGAAAGATACAGCTACATTTTACCAAAAAAATATTTAGCAATTATTTTTCTTGGAATTTTACTTTGCTTACTAATTGCCTACTTTGTTAAAAGTATTGATAATGGAAAAATTAGACGTTTTGCAGCTTGTTTAATTCTTTTGTTCTCTGGCTCGTACGCATTAAATCATGTTTATTTAAATGATGATTTTTACAAAGGAGCTAAGGCGATTACCAGAGGAAACATCTGGAGTTTTCCTAATCGATACGCGACAAATGGAGTTTTCTTTTCGTTTCTTAATACTACTAATAAAGGAACATTGACTGCTCCTAAGGGATATAACAAAGAAGAAGCAGTTAAATCACTTTCTAAGTATAGCTACAACAATATTCCGAAAAACAAAAAAGTTAATATCGTTACGATTCAGTTAGAGGCATATAACGATTTTAGCAAGTGGTCAAATATCAAAATTGATCCGTCGGTTTATGCGGGACTCAATAAAATTAGAAGTAAATCAATGTCGGGTCACTTAACTACAACTATTTTTGGTGGTGGGACCATCGACACTGAGCGGAAGATGCTGACAGGATACCCTAGTATTGAAACAATTAATCAGCCGATGAATTCTTTCGTTGATTATTTCAACGAGCAAGGATATGTGACTCGTGCACTTCACCCAGGTTTTGGCTGGTTTTATAATCGACAGAATATCGATCTATATTTAGGTTTTGATAAATTTAGAGATAAAGAAAATTATTACGATAAGCATGTGGATGATAGTTTCATTGTGCCGGATGATAAGGTATTCCCTGATTTAATAAAACAATTTAATCAAGTTACAAAAAACGGAAAAATGATTTTTAATCAAACCGTTACTTATCAAAATCATGGCCCATATTCAACCGAATTTTCAGGCAAACCTTTAGTTCAGTGGCAAAACTCTTATAATAAAAAAGATTATGGGATTATTAATAATTACTTGACGGGAATAAAGGCTACTAACGAAGCACTTGTTAAATTAGTTGATAGTTTTGAAAAATCTAAAAAACCGATTGTTTTAGCTTTTTGGGGTGATCACAATCCTTGGGGCGGAGATAACAACAGTACATATAAAATGCTTGGTATTGATCTAGATTACGGCACAGAAAAAGGATTTCATAATTATTTTGATACACCTTATGTAATTTGGGCCAATTCATCCGCTAAAAAAATGCTTAAGACTGACTTTAAAGGAGAAGGTCCTAATATTTCTCCAATGTATGTTCTGCCAACGATTTTCGAACATCTTGGCATTAAAGGAAGTGCTTATATGCAGGCAACAATGGATATGAAGAAGGATGTTCAAGTTTTTGGATATGGAGACGCATATATTCGAAATAACAAACTTGTGCATAAATTACCAAGCAAGATTCAGAAAAAAGTTGATGAGTTTGAAAAGGTGGTTTACTACTTGAAAACTAATCATGTTAAGGATCAACGGGTCTGGAGTAAATAA
- a CDS encoding DHH family phosphoesterase: protein MNDQVQQILKLISSHQQIIVLRHQHPDPDALGSQLGLYEILKFSYPQKQIKIGGTNGSSLSWMGKMDELTDQDFANSLVIVTDTANTPRIDDERYNQGLALVKIDHHPDDDQYGDVRYVIPEASSSSEVLWDIVSQSKNELKINSKAARYLYAGIVGDTGRFLYSNASSHTFEVVSNLMTHDFDASKIAARLSEITLGQGRLQGYVLEHLTISPSGAAMAIIYLDTLREYQLNMDQAHTVVSVPGHLSNVKAWVIFVQKRDLSFRVHLRSKDAPINEIAKNHHGGGHVLASGADAEDERELSQIYKELERTVENYK from the coding sequence ATGAATGATCAAGTGCAACAAATATTAAAATTAATTTCAAGTCATCAACAGATTATTGTTTTACGTCATCAACATCCAGATCCGGATGCTTTAGGCTCTCAATTGGGTCTTTATGAAATATTAAAATTTTCATATCCCCAAAAACAAATAAAAATTGGGGGGACTAACGGATCGTCATTGAGCTGGATGGGTAAAATGGATGAATTAACAGATCAAGATTTTGCTAATTCTTTGGTGATTGTTACAGATACAGCTAATACCCCTCGAATTGATGATGAACGATATAATCAAGGTTTGGCTCTTGTTAAAATTGATCATCATCCAGATGATGATCAATATGGTGATGTCAGATATGTTATACCAGAGGCATCTAGTTCAAGTGAAGTATTATGGGATATAGTTAGTCAGTCAAAAAATGAACTAAAAATTAATAGTAAAGCGGCAAGATATCTTTATGCGGGAATTGTCGGTGATACTGGACGATTTTTATATTCAAATGCAAGTTCACATACATTTGAGGTTGTTTCAAATTTAATGACTCATGATTTTGATGCAAGTAAAATTGCTGCCCGTCTAAGTGAAATTACATTAGGTCAAGGCCGTTTACAGGGGTATGTTTTAGAACACTTAACAATTAGTCCGAGTGGAGCGGCAATGGCAATTATTTATCTCGATACTTTGCGTGAGTATCAATTAAATATGGATCAAGCTCATACGGTAGTATCTGTTCCCGGTCACCTTTCAAATGTTAAGGCGTGGGTTATTTTTGTTCAAAAAAGGGATTTATCTTTTAGAGTCCATTTACGTTCAAAAGATGCGCCGATTAATGAGATTGCCAAAAATCATCATGGAGGCGGGCATGTTTTAGCCTCAGGTGCAGATGCAGAAGATGAACGTGAATTATCACAAATTTATAAAGAATTAGAAAGAACGGTAGAGAATTATAAATAA